The sequence TTCATCCAATTTTTCATAAGGAGCCATAAACACAATAATAGAGTACGGTGCAGGTTCTTTTAAGTAAGTCTCTAATCTTGCCAGATTATGCTCCACCTTATCTTTTGTTTTTTCTGCTGTTAAAAAATGTGGATTATGTAAAAAAAGTAACTTTTTTTCTCCCATAAACGGCAATGTCTCTGCATCTTCTAAGGCCATTTCAATTGGAGTTTCTGCTAAATCAAAACTTGATAAATTGAACTCAATGTCCTCTTCATTTAAAATCGCATCTGTTAATAATTGTTTCGTTTCATTTATAAGAAAGGTCTCTGTTCCATATAATAAATAGACGGGACTAAGCTCTTTTCTTTTAATTTTCTTCCATAAGTCAAAAATCATACTTCCTCGCTCCGTTCGGTGCAACGATTCTTTTTGTTTCTCTTCTATCGTAAAGAAGAGAACGGAAATTTACAAGTATGATTTCTAAGAATGACCAAAAGGAACTGGCATCAGATGTAGATACCAATTCCTAATCTATGTGAACGCCACTCATTTAAGACCTAGGTAACAAAAATGGTGACGGGATTGCTGTAATACTATTTTGACCCGATCAAACCGGACTATGTCTGACAAGAGTTGACAAGCATATTTTCTGAATAGTGGATTTTTTCTTAATGATAATTTATACTATTAACATGATAGTAAGGGGGTATGTTCAGTGAATGAATTTGAACAAGATGTTCAATGCAAACGAAATGATGCAATTGACGCTGGGGTGGGGTTTATTGTTTCATTTGGGTTTTTCGCAACCTTATTTATTATTGCGACAGTCGTACAAGTGATTGGTTCATAATTGTTTTGGATAGAGGCTGATTTAGAGCCTCTTTTTTCTCTCTTATTTTGTTATATATCCTATGGACGATGAACCCAAAAGGTGCCTGTCTCTTTTTTAAATCGATAAGTTATAGCTCCAGAAATATCTGTTCT is a genomic window of Niallia sp. XMNu-256 containing:
- a CDS encoding YqzM family protein — its product is MNEFEQDVQCKRNDAIDAGVGFIVSFGFFATLFIIATVVQVIGS